Proteins from a single region of Hyalangium ruber:
- a CDS encoding lipoxygenase family protein — MSPASRGPLRRLLSFLGVRTRDGESNLLEPSELARWYASLGPEERAAVSRELAPRVRPRPTRDLATLPAVATGRLVFEQDGPQGPIPLHHLKVELWDRDPGAPDDFLGEGFTDAEGHFAIRYDPADAGSGDLPDLELLFFEPQHTFRKDGRVVESWRRIGSQRGPDDHGGLHYDFGTLRLPYWEYDPSTPLARLLVNEEGTPPTAYAPGRSLAMLKAVNPIELVKRQHLLQIRLGRVPSMEKLQADYPESMTVRMERQEPGSSRSDAFFGERLLNGMFATILDRDPEVPGDPNAFRLYFPWNAYEQDGIHCLPDVDVRLRLVEGRVLPVRIILGLREPGATAPGSPITRRTFTPEDGPDWEAAKRIARVSATLDTELGNHLGQCHFNVEQYAVAAHRNLRWNPVRWLLLPHLREVVLINQSANSFLIGPSGYVTRASALTEKGVEERLQHLMGSYDWRGFSPATPVCEGHRYAHAAQLFWKLLGEHVDAFFAEHGNAVVAQWKEVRRFSEDLVAHSVPAFVCRYLRARVAGKDAPWFVRSERMNLDEKAAQPPPRAVSAVTQTDAPQPGELEALKQLCRYVIYFATFRHAWANNLQWDDAGEVQYACLGLRWGKDGRLPSEDDLDTAPPPDQATEMLWISWMLSKTNYGFLLTNEEDDVHPRLVEMLRAHATEFSALGMDIRTVSSRINI; from the coding sequence ATGAGCCCCGCCTCTCGCGGCCCGCTGCGCCGCCTGCTGTCCTTTCTGGGTGTCAGGACCCGAGACGGCGAGTCAAACCTCCTCGAACCCTCCGAACTGGCCCGGTGGTACGCGAGCCTGGGTCCCGAAGAGCGCGCCGCGGTCAGCCGCGAGCTGGCTCCGCGCGTGCGGCCTCGGCCCACCCGGGACCTCGCCACGCTCCCCGCCGTCGCCACCGGGCGCCTCGTCTTCGAGCAGGACGGCCCCCAGGGCCCCATTCCGCTGCACCACCTGAAGGTCGAGCTGTGGGACCGGGACCCTGGTGCTCCGGACGACTTCCTGGGCGAGGGCTTCACGGACGCCGAGGGGCACTTCGCCATCCGCTACGATCCCGCGGATGCGGGGAGCGGGGACCTGCCGGATCTGGAGCTCCTCTTCTTCGAGCCCCAGCACACCTTCCGCAAGGATGGGCGGGTGGTGGAGAGCTGGCGGCGCATCGGCTCGCAGCGGGGACCGGACGATCACGGCGGGCTCCATTACGACTTCGGCACGCTCCGGCTGCCCTACTGGGAATACGATCCGAGCACGCCCCTGGCCCGGCTGCTCGTCAACGAGGAGGGCACCCCTCCGACGGCCTATGCCCCGGGGCGCTCCCTGGCGATGTTGAAGGCCGTCAATCCCATCGAGCTCGTCAAGCGCCAGCACCTCCTCCAGATCCGCCTGGGGCGGGTTCCCAGCATGGAGAAGCTGCAGGCCGACTATCCCGAGTCGATGACCGTCCGCATGGAGCGGCAGGAGCCGGGCTCCTCCCGCAGTGATGCCTTCTTCGGCGAACGCCTGCTCAACGGCATGTTCGCGACGATCCTGGACCGGGACCCCGAGGTCCCCGGCGATCCGAACGCCTTCCGGCTCTACTTCCCGTGGAACGCCTATGAACAGGACGGCATCCACTGCCTGCCCGACGTCGACGTGCGGCTGCGGCTGGTGGAGGGCCGGGTGCTGCCCGTGCGCATCATCCTGGGGCTGCGGGAGCCCGGGGCGACGGCGCCTGGATCGCCGATCACCCGCAGGACCTTCACACCCGAGGATGGCCCGGACTGGGAGGCCGCCAAGCGCATCGCCCGGGTGAGCGCGACGCTGGACACCGAGCTGGGCAACCACCTCGGGCAGTGTCACTTCAACGTCGAGCAGTACGCCGTCGCCGCGCACCGGAACCTGCGATGGAACCCCGTTCGCTGGCTGCTCCTGCCCCACCTGCGGGAGGTGGTGCTCATCAATCAGTCCGCCAACAGCTTCCTGATCGGCCCGAGCGGCTACGTCACCCGCGCCAGCGCGTTGACCGAGAAGGGGGTCGAGGAGCGGCTGCAGCACCTGATGGGCAGCTACGACTGGCGGGGGTTCTCACCCGCGACGCCGGTGTGCGAAGGGCACCGCTACGCTCACGCCGCGCAGCTGTTCTGGAAGCTGCTCGGCGAGCACGTCGACGCCTTCTTCGCCGAGCACGGCAACGCGGTGGTGGCGCAGTGGAAGGAGGTTCGCCGCTTCTCGGAGGATCTCGTGGCCCACTCGGTGCCCGCCTTCGTGTGCCGCTACCTGCGGGCGCGGGTGGCGGGGAAGGACGCGCCGTGGTTCGTGCGCTCCGAGCGCATGAACCTGGACGAGAAGGCCGCTCAGCCGCCGCCCCGGGCCGTGAGCGCGGTGACCCAGACCGACGCCCCCCAGCCCGGCGAGCTGGAGGCGCTCAAGCAGCTCTGCCGCTACGTCATCTACTTCGCGACCTTCCGGCACGCCTGGGCCAACAACCTCCAATGGGACGACGCCGGCGAGGTTCAGTACGCCTGCCTGGGGCTGCGCTGGGGCAAGGACGGGCGCCTGCCGTCCGAGGACGATCTGGACACCGCTCCGCCTCCGGACCAGGCCACCGAGATGCTGTGGATCTCCTGGATGCTGTCCAAGACCAACTACGGCTTCCTCCTGACCAACGAGGAGGATGACGTACACCCGAGGCTGGTGGAGATGCTGCGCGCCCACGCTACCGAGTTCTCAGCGCTGGGCATGGACATCCGAACGGTCAGCTCGCGCATCAACATCTAG
- a CDS encoding alpha/beta hydrolase has product MELLDILRLILSSLLFGLGLLGFFKAPVGSLWKPAVAATEWGHVLAVFPLLLLLLPGGVGLGSQIAWGLAALAALLLLSSLGRALGYVKGLEARFAQTFGPVLPQGRPGAPARTSPLVLGDLLSVSTPKVVPTRHTYREVDGHVLQLDLYRSPDAPRPLPLVVVVHGGSWNSGDSTQLDWLNSYLAARGVAVAAINYRLAPRHTFPSQRDDVLAALAWLRENASQLELDASRIAFLGRSAGGQLALLAAYTARDPAIRAVVALYAPTDMNWGWANPTNPRVMDSPKTLREYLGGTPAQVQEHFDAASPIDFVIPSSPPTLLVHGTRDELVFAEQSRRLARRLNEAKVPHLELELPWATHGCDANPAGPGGQITTWAVERFLTAAFQRGSESR; this is encoded by the coding sequence GTGGAACTGCTCGACATCCTGCGTCTGATTCTCTCCAGCCTGTTGTTCGGGCTGGGACTGCTCGGGTTCTTCAAGGCCCCCGTGGGCTCCCTCTGGAAGCCCGCGGTGGCCGCGACCGAGTGGGGGCACGTCCTGGCCGTCTTTCCGCTCCTCTTGTTGCTGCTGCCGGGCGGCGTGGGCCTGGGCTCCCAGATCGCCTGGGGGCTGGCCGCGCTGGCCGCGCTCCTCCTGCTCTCCTCGCTGGGTCGAGCCCTCGGCTACGTGAAGGGACTGGAGGCGCGCTTCGCGCAGACCTTCGGCCCCGTCCTGCCGCAGGGGCGCCCAGGTGCTCCGGCTCGGACCTCGCCCCTCGTTTTGGGTGATCTGCTCTCGGTCTCCACCCCCAAGGTGGTGCCCACCCGGCACACCTACCGGGAAGTCGATGGCCATGTGCTGCAGCTCGATCTGTACCGGAGCCCGGATGCGCCCCGGCCCCTGCCGCTCGTGGTGGTGGTTCACGGAGGCTCCTGGAACAGTGGGGACAGCACCCAGCTCGACTGGCTGAACAGCTATCTCGCCGCCCGGGGCGTCGCCGTCGCGGCGATCAACTACCGGCTCGCGCCCCGGCACACCTTCCCCAGCCAGCGAGACGACGTGCTCGCGGCCCTGGCCTGGCTGCGGGAGAACGCCTCCCAGCTGGAGCTCGACGCCTCGCGCATCGCCTTCCTCGGGCGCTCCGCGGGAGGCCAGCTGGCCCTGCTCGCCGCCTATACCGCCCGCGATCCCGCGATCCGCGCCGTCGTCGCGCTGTATGCGCCCACCGATATGAACTGGGGCTGGGCCAACCCCACCAACCCCAGGGTGATGGACAGCCCGAAGACGCTACGCGAGTACCTCGGAGGAACGCCCGCCCAGGTCCAGGAGCACTTCGACGCGGCTTCGCCCATCGACTTCGTGATTCCCAGCTCGCCTCCCACGCTGTTGGTCCATGGGACCCGGGACGAGCTGGTCTTCGCCGAGCAGAGCCGACGTCTCGCCCGGCGCCTGAACGAGGCCAAGGTGCCCCACCTGGAACTCGAGCTGCCCTGGGCCACCCACGGCTGCGACGCGAACCCCGCGGGCCCGGGTGGGCAGATCACCACCTGGGCCGTGGAGCGCTTCCTGACCGCCGCCTTTCAGCGCGGCAGCGAGAGCCGGTGA
- a CDS encoding DUF2780 domain-containing protein encodes MYRHLLGDHHMDLIGQLTQHLGVNPQQAQGLAGSVLGLVQGTVKEKLGEDAASQVGRAVPELQGWQQAAQAAAPASDTGGGMLGALGGMLGGGSSQGGGLGGMLGALGGAASQAGDVAALVSLAQRFNIDSSKAMLVAPLVLDFLKSRLDPGLVSKILSVVPMLAGGGSGGPGGGGLGGALGGLLG; translated from the coding sequence GTGTACCGCCACCTGCTGGGAGACCACCACATGGACTTGATTGGGCAGCTCACGCAGCACCTCGGAGTCAATCCGCAGCAAGCGCAGGGGCTCGCTGGCTCCGTGCTGGGCCTGGTCCAGGGCACCGTGAAGGAGAAGCTCGGAGAGGACGCCGCGAGCCAGGTGGGTCGTGCGGTGCCCGAACTGCAGGGCTGGCAGCAGGCGGCTCAGGCGGCGGCGCCCGCGTCGGACACGGGCGGCGGGATGTTGGGCGCGCTCGGCGGGATGCTGGGCGGTGGGAGCTCGCAAGGCGGCGGCCTGGGCGGGATGCTGGGCGCGCTCGGCGGGGCCGCGTCCCAGGCTGGTGACGTGGCGGCGCTCGTGTCGCTGGCCCAGCGGTTCAACATCGACTCGAGCAAGGCCATGCTGGTGGCCCCGCTCGTCCTCGACTTCCTCAAGTCGCGGCTCGATCCAGGGCTGGTGAGCAAGATCCTCTCCGTGGTGCCGATGCTGGCTGGCGGCGGCTCGGGTGGACCGGGTGGAGGTGGGCTCGGCGGCGCGCTCGGCGGACTGCTGGGCTGA
- a CDS encoding MlaD family protein has translation MKKLVTPFRVGLLVLTAGAFFFAFFMFTRKGGLSDKEATTVWAYFRDASGLSAKSRVQIAGIAVGEISSITLEGTRAKVFLKIRRDVDLREDAVLTKRSESLLGDFLLDLNPGTEQGQPMPDNGQIRRVIDTQGMEAVFQSLSQITADIQQVTAALRDVLGGERGAGSLQRIVENLIRLSESVDNTVRSSGERLNAILANFEGVSEDVRGLTQENEAEVTRIVNNIETITRDVREVLGDVKKIVGNNEGDLKEGVASLKDTLQKLDRTLGNMEEITAKVKNGEGTVGTLLADERLGQKLAETVEDVSDYASRLTGLQTEVGLQSTYLAAQGRSKNSFSLRLIPKPDKYYLLEIIDDPRGMVEVQEVQTNPPGSGQPVTQVQKITKETFKISAQFAKRYYFTTLRFGLIESTGGVGADLHFLQDALALKLDAFNFSAEELRYPRIRAQLRAQAFDHLFVVAGMDDILNAQQRDQSTNRLIAGRDFFFGGGIFFTDDDLKALLPSVPTP, from the coding sequence GTGAAGAAGCTCGTCACGCCGTTCCGTGTAGGACTGCTGGTGCTCACCGCGGGAGCCTTCTTCTTCGCGTTCTTCATGTTCACCCGCAAGGGAGGCCTCAGTGACAAGGAGGCCACCACCGTGTGGGCCTACTTCCGGGATGCCTCGGGCCTGTCCGCCAAGAGCCGCGTGCAGATCGCCGGCATCGCCGTGGGCGAGATCAGCTCCATCACCCTCGAGGGCACGCGCGCCAAGGTCTTCCTGAAGATCCGCCGGGACGTGGACCTGCGCGAGGACGCGGTGCTCACCAAGCGCTCGGAGTCGCTGCTGGGTGACTTCCTGTTGGACCTGAACCCCGGCACCGAGCAGGGCCAGCCCATGCCGGACAACGGGCAGATCCGCCGGGTCATCGACACCCAGGGCATGGAGGCCGTCTTCCAGTCGCTGAGCCAGATCACCGCCGACATCCAGCAGGTGACGGCGGCGCTCAGAGACGTGCTGGGCGGAGAGCGGGGCGCTGGCTCCCTGCAGCGCATCGTCGAGAACCTCATCCGCCTGTCCGAGTCGGTGGACAACACGGTGCGCAGCAGCGGCGAGCGGCTCAACGCCATCCTGGCCAACTTCGAGGGCGTGTCCGAGGACGTGCGCGGGCTGACCCAGGAGAACGAGGCGGAGGTCACCCGCATCGTCAACAACATCGAGACGATCACCCGCGATGTGCGCGAGGTGCTCGGCGACGTGAAGAAGATCGTCGGCAACAACGAGGGCGACCTGAAGGAGGGCGTGGCCAGCCTGAAGGACACGCTCCAGAAGCTTGACCGGACGCTGGGCAACATGGAGGAGATCACCGCCAAGGTGAAGAACGGCGAGGGCACGGTGGGCACGCTGCTGGCCGACGAGCGCCTGGGCCAGAAGCTCGCCGAGACGGTGGAGGACGTGTCCGACTACGCCTCGCGCCTCACCGGCCTACAGACGGAGGTGGGCCTGCAGAGCACGTACCTGGCGGCCCAGGGGCGCTCCAAGAACAGCTTCTCGCTGCGGCTCATCCCCAAGCCGGACAAGTACTACCTGCTGGAGATCATCGACGATCCGCGCGGCATGGTGGAGGTCCAGGAGGTGCAGACCAACCCTCCGGGCTCCGGCCAGCCGGTGACGCAGGTGCAGAAGATCACCAAGGAGACCTTCAAGATCAGCGCCCAGTTCGCCAAGCGCTACTACTTCACCACGCTGCGCTTCGGCCTGATCGAGTCCACCGGTGGCGTGGGCGCCGACCTGCACTTCCTGCAGGACGCGCTGGCGCTGAAGCTGGACGCCTTCAACTTCTCCGCCGAGGAGCTGCGCTACCCGCGCATCCGCGCCCAGCTGCGCGCCCAGGCGTTCGACCACCTTTTCGTCGTCGCCGGCATGGACGACATCCTCAACGCTCAGCAGCGCGACCAGTCCACGAACCGGCTGATCGCCGGCCGGGACTTCTTCTTCGGCGGCGGCATCTTCTTCACGGACGATGACCTGAAGGCCCTGCTTCCGAGCGTACCTACGCCCTAG
- a CDS encoding MlaE family ABC transporter permease codes for MATENADQPPKEPSLLQQSVENFGKGAVAAISDVGGVAYLGFQVFRWTFRRPFRLQNFFAQLDFVGVGSIFIVGLTGMFTGMVMAHQSARAFELFDAESMVGPTVALTLTRELAPVFSALMVTMRAGSSMCTELGTMRVTEQVDALETMAVNPIQYLLVPRVLSSLIMVPALTMLFNTAGMGGSYMVSVILKGISAGTFLNRTQQWLDPIDLYEGLIKAAVFGLSVSLVCCYKGFNASGGAKGVGQATTQAMVASALSIFILDFVVGVMLH; via the coding sequence ATGGCCACTGAGAACGCAGACCAACCCCCCAAGGAGCCAAGCCTCCTCCAGCAGTCGGTGGAGAACTTCGGAAAGGGCGCCGTAGCCGCCATCAGCGATGTGGGGGGCGTGGCCTACCTGGGCTTCCAGGTTTTCCGTTGGACGTTCCGGCGGCCTTTCCGGCTGCAGAACTTCTTCGCGCAGCTGGACTTCGTGGGGGTGGGCTCCATCTTCATCGTGGGGCTGACGGGCATGTTCACCGGCATGGTGATGGCCCACCAGTCGGCGCGCGCCTTCGAGCTGTTCGACGCCGAGAGCATGGTGGGCCCCACGGTGGCGCTCACCCTCACGCGCGAGCTGGCCCCGGTGTTCTCCGCCCTCATGGTGACCATGCGAGCAGGCTCCTCCATGTGTACGGAGCTGGGCACCATGCGCGTCACCGAGCAGGTGGACGCCCTGGAGACCATGGCCGTCAACCCCATCCAGTACCTGCTGGTGCCTCGGGTGCTCTCGAGCCTCATCATGGTGCCGGCGCTCACCATGCTCTTCAACACCGCGGGCATGGGCGGCTCGTACATGGTGTCCGTCATCCTCAAGGGCATCTCCGCCGGCACCTTCCTCAACCGCACCCAGCAGTGGCTCGACCCCATCGATCTCTATGAGGGCCTCATCAAGGCGGCCGTCTTCGGCCTCTCGGTGTCGCTGGTGTGCTGCTACAAGGGCTTCAACGCCTCGGGCGGCGCCAAGGGCGTGGGTCAGGCCACCACCCAGGCCATGGTGGCCAGCGCCCTGTCCATCTTCATCCTCGACTTCGTCGTCGGCGTGATGCTGCACTGA
- a CDS encoding ABC transporter ATP-binding protein, with amino-acid sequence MIQIVDLHKTFGAHKVLTGINLTIPEGATCVILGGSGSGKTVLMKHMIGLLKPDSGQVLVDGEDLVPLGDRELEQARRKFGMVFQAAALFDSMTVFENVAFPLREHRKELSEEQVRERVRSKLDLMGMPTSVEGKFPSDLSGGMRKRVGLARAVVLEPKIVLYDEPTTGLDPITTDYVDEMILAAQAKLKVTSVVISHDISSAFNVADYIAFLSKGLIVEFGPPEQLRASEHPAVKLFLQTWFGNI; translated from the coding sequence ATGATCCAGATCGTCGACCTGCACAAGACGTTCGGCGCGCACAAGGTGCTCACCGGCATCAACCTCACCATCCCCGAGGGCGCCACCTGCGTGATTCTCGGCGGCTCGGGCTCGGGCAAGACGGTGCTGATGAAGCACATGATCGGCCTGCTCAAGCCCGACAGCGGCCAGGTGCTCGTGGACGGGGAGGATCTCGTCCCGCTGGGAGACCGGGAGCTGGAGCAGGCGCGGCGCAAGTTCGGCATGGTGTTCCAGGCCGCCGCGCTCTTCGACTCGATGACGGTGTTCGAGAACGTGGCCTTCCCGCTGCGCGAGCACCGCAAGGAGCTGTCCGAGGAGCAGGTGCGCGAGCGGGTCCGCTCGAAGCTGGACCTCATGGGCATGCCCACCTCGGTGGAGGGCAAGTTCCCCTCGGACCTGTCGGGCGGCATGCGCAAGCGCGTGGGCCTGGCGCGCGCCGTGGTGCTGGAGCCGAAGATCGTCCTCTATGACGAGCCCACCACCGGCCTGGACCCCATCACCACCGACTACGTGGACGAGATGATCCTGGCGGCGCAGGCGAAGCTGAAGGTGACCAGCGTCGTCATCAGCCACGACATCTCCTCGGCCTTCAACGTGGCCGACTACATCGCCTTCCTGTCCAAGGGGCTGATCGTCGAGTTCGGCCCACCCGAGCAGCTGCGCGCCTCCGAGCATCCGGCCGTCAAGCTGTTCCTGCAGACCTGGTTCGGGAACATCTAG